Proteins co-encoded in one Ziziphus jujuba cultivar Dongzao chromosome 9, ASM3175591v1 genomic window:
- the LOC107427553 gene encoding LOW QUALITY PROTEIN: probable amidase At4g34880 (The sequence of the model RefSeq protein was modified relative to this genomic sequence to represent the inferred CDS: deleted 2 bases in 1 codon): MHFTKLTRPTRSARKASGSLSGLHGIPVLLKDNIGTKDKLNTTAGSFALLGSVVPRDAGVVARLRNAGAIILGKASLSEWASFRSLNAPNGWSARGGQGKNPYVLSATPCGSSSGSAISVAANLAVVSLGTETDGSILCPASFNSVVGIKPTVGLTSRDGVIPITPRQDTIGPISRTVSDAVNVLDAIVGFDYNDQATREASKYIPPGGYKQYLITYGLEGKRIGIVRNPFFTSGSGSLQIQAFENHFKTLRERGAVLIDNLKIANVDVILNFTLSGEAVASVAEFKIALNSYLKDLVVSQVRSLTDVIAFNQKYSDLEKLKEFGQEIFLSAEATNGIGDKESAALLNLARLSRDGFEKLLWDYKLDALVTPGSDVAPVLAIGGFPGINVPAGYDKNGVPFGITFGGLKGSEPKLIEIAYDFEQATKVRKPPTLQPF, translated from the exons ATGCACTTTACCAAGCTGACAAGGCCGACCAGGAGCGCAAGG AAAGCTTCTGGTTCGCTCTCCGGGTTGCATGGCATTCCGGTTCTTTTGAAGGATAACATTGGAACCAAGGACAAGCTCAACACCACTGCGGGTTCGTTTGCATTGCTTGGCTCAGTTGTGCCTCGGGATGCTGGGGTTGTAGCCAGGTTGAGAAATGCCGGGGCTATCATACTTGGGAAGGCCAGCTTGAGTGAGTGGGCCAGTTTTAGATCCCTTAATGCACCAAATGGCTGGAGTGCTAGAGGTGGCCAAGGAAAG AATCCATATGTTCTATCAGCAACACCTTGTGGATCAAGTAGTGGATCAGCAATATCAGTTGCAGCTAATTTGGCAGTTGTGTCGCTGGGTACTGAAACCGATGGCTCTATTCTCTGTCCTGCCAGTTTTAACTCTGTAGTTGGCATTAAACCCACTGTTGGCCTCACCAGCCGAGATGGTGTGATCCCCATCACTCCAAGACAGGACACTATTGG ACCAATCAGCAGGACTGTATCCGATGCTGTCAATGTTCTTGATGCTATTGTTGGCTTTGATTACAATGACCAAGCAACCAGGGAAGCATCCAAATACATTCCTCCTGGTGGTTATAAGCAATACCTTATAACTTATGGTCTCGAAGGAAAGAGAATAGGAATAGTTAGGAATCCCTTCTTCACTTCTGGGAGCGGTTCTCTCCAAATTCAAGCGTTTGAGAACCATTTCAAAACCTTGAG GGAAAGAGGTGCAGTTTTAATTGATAACCTGAAAATAGCCAACGTAGATGTTATTTTGAACTTCACCTTGAGTGGAGAAGCAGTAGCGTCAGTGGCAGAGTTCAAAATAGCATTGAACTCATATCTAAAAGACTTGGTGGTTTCCCAAGTGCGATCCTTGACAGATGTTATAGCATTTAACCAGAAGTACTCAGATCTG GAGAAGTTAAAGGAATTTGGCCAAGAAATCTTTCTATCTGCCGAGGCCACAAATGGTATCGGAGACAAGGAATCAGCGGCGTTGCTAAATCTGGCAAGACTGTCCAGAGATGGGTTCGAGAAGTTGTTGTGGGACTATAAACTAGACGCATTGGTGACTCCAGGATCTGATGTTGCCCCTGTTCTTGCAATTGGTGGATTTCCAGGAATCAATGTGCCTGCAGGATATGACAAGAATGGAGTGCCTTTTGGGATTACTTTTGGGGGACTAAAGGGTTCAGAGCCAAAGTTAATTGAGATTGCTTATGATTTTGAGCAAGCTACTAAAGTTAGAAAACCACCCACACTTCAACCATTTTAA
- the LOC107427566 gene encoding probable amidase At4g34880, with product MAALLTISPFLAFLLFLLAILSSDSYNFTAHTQFSIREATIDDLQLAFQHNKLTSRQLVEFYLREIRRLNPILKGVLEVNPDALFHADKADQERKAKGAATALFSRSKLHGIPILVKDNIATKDKMNTTAGSFALLGSVVRRDAGVVRKLRKAGAIILGKATLSEWSYFRSDQAPAGWSARGGQGVNPYNLSVTPCSSSSGSAISVAANMVAVTLGTETDGSILCPSSWNSVVGIKPTVSLTSRAGVVPISPRQDTVGPICRTVADAVHVLDVIVGIDNNDNATIETSKYIPKAGYAQFLKRDGLKGKRIGIVRNPFFDFGNNTFLNQTFKQHFKTLRQEGAILVDHLEITNIEEILGNSSGEHTALVAEFKIFLNSYLKELVASPVRSLAEVIAFNNKNSKLEKVKEYGQGTFLKAESTKGIGDVEKAALLNLEKLAKNGFEKVMRKNKLDALVAAGGLATPYPLLPQVLATGGFPGIIVPAGYIDSVPFGVCFGGLRGSEPKLIEISYAFEQATKIRKSPSFKD from the exons ATGGCAGCGCTACTAACCATCTCTCCTTTCTTAGCTTTCCTTCTGTTTCTCCTAGCCATACTATCATCAGATTCCTACAATTTTACGGCACATACGCAGTTCTCAATCAGAGAAGCCACAATCGACGATCTCCAACTGGCTTTCCAGCACAACAAACTCACTTCCAGGCAACTGGTCGAGTTCTATCTTAGAGAAATCCGCAGGCTAAACCCAATCCTTAAAGGGGTATTAGAAGTGAACCCAGATGCTCTTTTCCATGCAGATAAAGCTGACCAAGAACGCAAGGCTAAGGGGGCGGCAACAGCACTATTTTCTCGCTCAAAGTTGCATGGAATTCCAATTCTGGTGAAGGACAATATTGCCACCAAGGACAAGATGAACACCACCGCTGGCTCTTTTGCACTGCTTGGCTCGGTTGTTCGTCGCGATGCTGGTGTGGTGAGGAAGTTGAGGAAGGCAGGTGCTATTATATTGGGAAAGGCCACCTTGAGCGAGTGGTCCTATTTCAGGTCCGACCAAGCGCCTGCCGGTTGGAGCGCCAGAGGCGGCCAAGGAGTG AACCCTTATAATTTATCGGTGACACCATGTAGCTCGAGCAGTGGATCAGCCATATCAGTCGCTGCAAATATGGTGGCGGTGACGCTTGGTACAGAGACTGATGGCTCCATTTTATGTCCATCAAGCTGGAACTCTGTGGTTGGCATCAAACCAACAGTCAGTCTCACTAGTCGAGCAGGGGTCGTTCCCATTTCTCCTAGACAGGACACTGTTGG GCCAATTTGCAGGACAGTGGCAGATGCAGTTCACGTTCTTGATGTCATTGTTGGCATTGACAACAATGACAATGCAACAATTGAGACATCCAAGTACATTCCTAAAGCTGGCTATGCACAGTTTCTCAAACGAGATGGGCTTAAAGGAAAGAGGATAGGAATAGTGAGAAACCCCTTCTTCGACTTCGGCAACAACACTTTTCTCAATCAGACATTCAAGCAACATTTCAAGACTTTGAG GCAAGAAGGTGCTATTTTGGTTGACCATCTAGAAATAACCAACATCGAAGAGATCCTTGGCAATTCGAGCGGTGAACATACTGCTTTGGTTGCAGAGTTCAAaatattcttgaactcataccTAAAAGAATTAGTGGCTTCCCCAGTGAGATCTTTGGCAGAAGTGATAGCCTTCAACAATAAAAACTCCAAACTG GAAAAGGTGAAGGAGTATgggcaaggcacatttttgaaAGCAGAATCAACAAAGGGTATTGGAGATGTGGAAAAAGCTGCATTGTTAAATTTGGAGAAATTGGCAAAAAATGGTTTTGAGAAGGTGATGAGGAAGAATAAGCTAGATGCATTGGTGGCTGCTGGGGGGCTTGCTACACCATATCCACTTCTTCCTCAAGTGCTTGCAACTGGGGGTTTCCCGGGGATAATTGTCCCAGCAGGATACATAGATAGTGTGCCTTTCGGTGTTTGCTTCGGTGGACTAAGAGGTTCAGAGCCAAAACTTATTGAAATTTCTTATGCTTTTGAGCAAGCAACTAAAATCAGGAAGTCTCCTTCATTTAAGGATTGA